In the Hyphomonadaceae bacterium BL14 genome, one interval contains:
- the queC gene encoding 7-cyano-7-deazaguanine synthase QueC, which yields MDHGARALVLLSGGQDSAACLAWALARYGHVETIGFTYGQRHSVEMEARQRVREQIAHHFPDWGTRLGEDVVVDLAGYGALAESALTRDVAFEMGARGLPNTFVPGRNLVFLTVAGAHAWRRGLSHIITGVCQTDYSGYPDCREDTIAAQARALSLGLDAPVTIETPLMHLTKGETWALAQELGGDALVDLIVEHSHTCYRGVRDVRHEWGYGCGACPACDLRAKGWRDWRGA from the coding sequence ATGGATCACGGCGCACGCGCACTGGTGCTCTTGTCGGGCGGACAGGATTCGGCTGCCTGCCTGGCGTGGGCGCTGGCGCGCTACGGGCATGTGGAGACCATCGGCTTTACCTATGGCCAGCGCCACAGCGTCGAGATGGAGGCGCGCCAGCGCGTGCGCGAACAGATCGCGCACCATTTCCCCGACTGGGGCACGCGGCTGGGCGAGGACGTGGTGGTGGACCTCGCCGGTTATGGTGCCCTGGCCGAAAGCGCGCTGACGCGCGATGTGGCCTTCGAAATGGGCGCGCGCGGCCTGCCCAACACCTTCGTGCCCGGGCGCAATCTGGTCTTCCTGACCGTGGCGGGCGCCCATGCCTGGCGCCGTGGCCTGTCGCATATCATCACCGGCGTGTGCCAGACTGATTATTCAGGCTATCCTGACTGCCGCGAGGACACGATCGCGGCCCAGGCGCGGGCCCTGTCGCTGGGGCTTGATGCGCCGGTGACCATCGAGACGCCGCTGATGCATCTGACCAAGGGCGAGACCTGGGCGCTGGCTCAGGAACTGGGCGGGGACGCGCTGGTGGACCTGATCGTGGAGCACAGCCATACCTGCTATCGCGGCGTGCGCGATGTGCGCCATGAGTGGGGCTATGGCTGCGGCGCCTGTCCGGCCTGCGATTTGCGCGCCAAGGGCTGGCGCGACTGGCGCGGCGCATGA
- a CDS encoding amidohydrolase family protein, which translates to MTYDLKITGGLIHDGSGSPPFTGDIAITGGRIVAMGDAPGAARETIDAKGCIVTPGFIDAHTHYDGQATWDDRLEPSIRHGVTTAVMGNCGVGFAPVRASDHDRLIRLMEGVEDIPGTALAEGLSWNWESFPDYMDALDATPRTMDIAAMVGHDPLRVYVMNERASFDAQASEDEIARMRDLVGEALDAGAIGFSTGRSDLHRTADGEWTPASEATAKELAGIASAFKGRDHGVIQAVSDFDLQRDSESFPAEWSVIEAYVKAAGGRPFSISVMQRDFAPDQWRQILKGLEALDAEGYPVRAQVAPRAIGVFLGLQCTFHPFMGYPAYKAIAHLPLDERVREMAKPAFKAELLSQTSDKLAGPGSSVPPIADMLIENMEFVASKLFTLSDDPDYEQTLDRSIGARATARGVSVWEELYDTVIAREGRELIYMPIYNYTEGDYANVHAMLTHRLAIPGLSDGGAHVGTVCDASFPTYLLSYWTRDRTRGPRIDMARAVQMLTGDVADYLGLADRGRIKTGLKADLNIIDPKRLRVHAPYLVQDLPAGGQRLLQKAEGYRATIVSGEVVVRDDEVTQARPGRLVRSGRGMALAAE; encoded by the coding sequence ATGACCTATGACCTGAAAATCACCGGCGGCCTGATCCATGACGGCTCGGGGTCGCCCCCCTTCACCGGCGATATCGCCATCACAGGCGGCCGGATCGTGGCGATGGGCGACGCGCCGGGCGCAGCGCGCGAGACGATTGACGCCAAGGGCTGCATCGTCACGCCGGGCTTTATTGATGCGCACACCCATTATGACGGCCAGGCCACCTGGGATGACCGGCTGGAGCCGTCCATCCGCCATGGCGTGACCACGGCGGTGATGGGCAATTGCGGGGTCGGGTTCGCGCCGGTGCGCGCCAGCGATCACGACCGGCTGATCCGGCTGATGGAGGGGGTGGAGGATATTCCCGGCACGGCGCTGGCCGAGGGCCTGTCGTGGAACTGGGAAAGCTTCCCCGACTATATGGACGCGCTGGACGCCACGCCGCGCACCATGGACATCGCCGCCATGGTCGGCCACGACCCCTTGCGCGTCTATGTCATGAACGAGCGCGCCAGCTTCGACGCCCAGGCCAGCGAGGACGAGATTGCGCGGATGCGCGATCTGGTGGGCGAGGCGCTGGATGCAGGCGCGATCGGCTTCTCCACCGGGCGGTCAGACCTGCACCGCACCGCCGACGGCGAATGGACCCCGGCGTCCGAAGCCACGGCCAAAGAGCTCGCGGGCATCGCCAGCGCCTTCAAGGGACGCGATCACGGCGTCATCCAGGCGGTGTCGGACTTCGATCTGCAGCGCGATTCAGAGAGCTTCCCTGCCGAATGGTCGGTGATCGAGGCCTATGTGAAGGCGGCGGGCGGGCGGCCCTTCTCCATCTCGGTGATGCAGCGCGATTTTGCGCCGGACCAGTGGCGCCAGATTCTCAAGGGCCTCGAGGCGCTGGACGCCGAGGGTTATCCCGTCAGGGCGCAGGTCGCGCCGCGCGCCATCGGCGTGTTTCTGGGGCTGCAATGCACCTTCCACCCCTTCATGGGCTATCCCGCCTACAAGGCCATCGCCCATCTGCCGCTGGACGAACGGGTGCGCGAGATGGCCAAGCCCGCCTTCAAGGCCGAGCTGCTAAGCCAGACCTCCGACAAGCTCGCAGGCCCCGGCTCGTCGGTACCGCCCATCGCCGACATGCTGATCGAGAACATGGAGTTTGTGGCCTCCAAGCTGTTCACCCTGTCCGATGATCCCGATTACGAGCAGACGCTGGACCGCTCCATCGGCGCGAGGGCCACGGCGCGCGGGGTCAGCGTGTGGGAGGAGCTGTACGACACGGTGATTGCGCGCGAGGGGCGTGAGCTGATCTACATGCCGATCTACAACTACACCGAAGGCGACTACGCCAATGTCCACGCCATGCTGACCCATCGCCTGGCCATACCCGGCCTGTCCGATGGCGGTGCCCATGTGGGCACGGTGTGTGATGCCAGCTTTCCCACCTATCTCCTGAGCTACTGGACCCGCGACCGCACGCGCGGGCCGCGCATAGACATGGCGCGCGCGGTGCAGATGCTCACCGGCGATGTGGCCGATTATCTGGGCCTGGCCGACCGGGGCCGGATCAAAACGGGCCTGAAAGCCGACCTCAACATCATCGACCCGAAACGCTTGCGCGTGCACGCCCCCTACCTGGTCCAGGACCTGCCCGCCGGCGGCCAGCGCCTGTTGCAAAAGGCCGAGGGCTATCGCGCGACGATTGTCTCTGGCGAGGTGGTGGTGCGCGATGACGAGGTGACGCAGGCGCGGCCCGGACGGCTGGTTCGGTCGGGGCGGGGGATGGCTTTGGCGGCGGAGTAG
- a CDS encoding bile acid:sodium symporter family protein, producing MDAAALDAARIELAPGGDWILPVILAAIMFSVALSLRPRDFLFLKHQPGKFTGAAAAQIIALPLMTLALIYVINPLPSIALGMLVVACCPGGNVSNFFTQLGRGDTALSVALTGTSSLAAALLTPVSILFWTSLYAPTAAIVNEITVSPAAFVIQTTLILAIPLALGMAFAFRYPAIAARVRPVLMIAALLGILAMVLGGLAANWALLTATAGAVLGIVILHNTLAFLTGAAAGRMLRFTTPRRRSLTFEVGIQNAGLGLVILLSQFDGLGGAAAVVGVWSIWHLFAGLGLAGAFRLYDAHWPAAKAEPAE from the coding sequence ATGGACGCCGCTGCGCTGGACGCTGCGCGCATCGAGCTGGCACCGGGCGGGGACTGGATCCTGCCCGTGATCCTGGCGGCGATCATGTTTTCCGTTGCGCTGAGCCTGAGGCCGCGTGATTTCCTGTTCCTGAAACATCAGCCTGGCAAATTCACCGGCGCAGCGGCGGCGCAGATCATCGCCCTGCCCCTGATGACGCTGGCGCTGATCTATGTGATCAATCCTTTACCCTCTATCGCGCTGGGAATGCTCGTGGTCGCGTGCTGCCCCGGCGGCAATGTATCGAACTTCTTCACCCAGCTGGGGCGCGGCGACACGGCGCTTTCGGTGGCGCTGACCGGCACGTCGAGCCTCGCCGCCGCCCTGCTCACCCCCGTCTCCATCCTGTTCTGGACCAGCCTTTACGCGCCCACCGCGGCCATCGTGAACGAGATCACGGTGAGCCCGGCGGCGTTCGTGATCCAGACCACACTTATTCTGGCGATCCCGCTGGCGCTGGGCATGGCGTTCGCGTTCCGCTATCCGGCCATTGCAGCGCGGGTGCGGCCTGTGTTGATGATCGCAGCGCTCCTGGGCATTCTGGCCATGGTGCTGGGCGGGCTGGCGGCCAACTGGGCGCTGCTGACGGCGACAGCGGGGGCGGTGCTGGGGATCGTGATCCTCCATAACACTCTGGCCTTCCTGACCGGCGCGGCCGCCGGGCGGATGTTGCGCTTCACCACACCGCGCCGCCGGTCGCTGACGTTTGAGGTCGGCATCCAGAATGCCGGGCTGGGCCTGGTGATCCTGCTCTCGCAATTTGACGGGCTGGGCGGCGCGGCGGCGGTGGTGGGCGTATGGTCGATCTGGCATCTGTTCGCGGGCCTCGGCCTGGCGGGTGCCTTCCGCCTCTATGATGCGCACTGGCCCGCCGCGAAAGCGGAGCCTGCCGAATAA
- a CDS encoding TetR/AcrR family transcriptional regulator: MPADPVTHEDLSPAERRRRRVRDAIIGAAEEIFAEEGEAGLSMRRIAERIDYSPAALYKYFDSKEALFKEIREGFFERLLKRMQDVCASIESGPMLCTRCLRAYVETGLEQPDHYRLAFAGFGGDSDVTEDTYAFAANEHLRLMIKESMDTGWFRHSDLDLAATSVWSSAHGLTILAVTIPDFPREKPGRRQLELDELIAFHSEMMMRGLGARKLIELMEAGQHF, from the coding sequence ATGCCGGCAGACCCCGTCACGCACGAGGACCTCAGCCCCGCCGAACGGCGCCGGCGGCGCGTGCGCGATGCGATCATCGGCGCGGCCGAAGAGATTTTTGCCGAGGAGGGCGAGGCCGGCCTGTCCATGCGCCGCATCGCCGAGCGGATCGATTACTCGCCAGCCGCGCTGTACAAGTATTTCGATTCCAAGGAAGCCCTGTTCAAGGAAATCCGCGAAGGGTTTTTCGAGCGTCTTCTCAAGCGCATGCAGGATGTCTGCGCCTCGATCGAGTCCGGTCCCATGCTCTGCACGCGCTGCCTGCGCGCCTATGTGGAGACAGGTCTGGAACAGCCAGACCATTACCGCCTGGCCTTTGCCGGTTTCGGCGGTGACAGCGATGTGACCGAGGACACCTACGCCTTCGCCGCCAATGAGCATCTGCGGCTGATGATCAAGGAAAGCATGGATACGGGCTGGTTCCGGCACTCCGATCTTGATCTGGCGGCCACAAGCGTCTGGTCTTCCGCTCACGGGTTGACCATACTGGCCGTCACGATCCCGGATTTCCCGCGCGAGAAGCCGGGCCGGCGTCAGCTGGAGCTGGATGAGCTTATCGCGTTTCACAGCGAGATGATGATGCGCGGCCTGGGCGCGCGCAAACTGATCGAACTCATGGAAGCCGGCCAGCACTTCTGA
- a CDS encoding M28 family metallopeptidase, whose translation MLRFAGLAGACLIGLAACGEPAAERPAEQPAAAVPEAEAPEAATAQASGGDWPYHAPTSAGMTEADFAYRISTLADDRFVGRAPGHEIGETAADWIAEEMRRAGLEPAGEDGGWFQNVPLIESTLDEARSDLEISVNGEPMGLRMGQDVVFWTQQPVDSVAIDPSDMVFVGYGVVAPEFGWNDYAGLDVTGKTVVILVNDPGYARPDSGLFNGSAMTYYGRWTYKYEEAARQGAAGAIIVHQTEPASYGWATVRNSWSGPQFILASAADEPFVDVEGWIQLEIAEQLFEAAGLNFAEMAEAAAEPGFTPVPLDGAQMTATLHNGLRELSSRNVAGMVRGSQRPDEHVLFMAHWDHLGERLNFASEDNIYNGAVDNATGTAFILELAEAFAAEEAPARSLIFVAVTAEEQGLLGSAYYAQNPLVPLNRTVAGFNFDAIQPVGETENVVVIGYGASQLEDMLREDAAAQNRYLSPDPTPEAGFFYRSDHISLGRRGVPMLYAKGGTVHVEHGEAHGAAIANAYRTLHYHQPSDEYDDSWDLSGFVQDGELFYGLSRRLAESDEWPNWYEGNEFRSLRDAMME comes from the coding sequence ATGTTACGTTTTGCGGGACTGGCCGGAGCCTGTCTGATCGGGCTTGCGGCATGTGGGGAACCGGCGGCGGAGCGGCCGGCAGAGCAGCCTGCGGCGGCGGTGCCGGAAGCTGAAGCGCCGGAAGCGGCGACGGCGCAGGCCAGTGGCGGCGACTGGCCCTATCACGCGCCAACCAGCGCCGGGATGACCGAAGCCGACTTCGCCTACCGGATCTCGACCCTGGCCGATGACCGGTTCGTGGGCCGCGCGCCCGGTCACGAGATCGGCGAGACGGCGGCCGACTGGATCGCCGAAGAGATGCGCCGCGCCGGGCTGGAGCCGGCAGGCGAGGATGGCGGCTGGTTCCAGAATGTGCCGCTGATCGAATCCACCCTGGACGAAGCGCGCTCTGATCTGGAGATCAGCGTGAATGGCGAGCCCATGGGCCTGCGCATGGGTCAGGACGTGGTGTTCTGGACCCAGCAGCCGGTGGATTCGGTCGCCATCGACCCGTCCGACATGGTGTTCGTGGGCTATGGCGTCGTGGCGCCGGAGTTTGGCTGGAACGACTATGCGGGCCTCGACGTCACCGGCAAGACGGTGGTCATTCTGGTGAATGATCCCGGCTATGCCCGGCCCGACAGCGGTTTGTTCAACGGCTCGGCCATGACCTATTACGGGCGCTGGACCTACAAGTATGAAGAGGCCGCCCGCCAGGGTGCCGCCGGGGCGATCATCGTGCACCAGACCGAACCGGCCAGCTATGGCTGGGCAACGGTGCGCAATTCCTGGTCCGGCCCGCAATTTATCCTGGCCTCCGCCGCTGACGAGCCGTTCGTGGACGTGGAGGGCTGGATCCAGCTGGAGATCGCCGAGCAATTGTTCGAGGCCGCCGGGCTGAACTTTGCCGAAATGGCCGAAGCCGCCGCCGAGCCGGGCTTCACGCCCGTGCCGCTCGACGGCGCGCAGATGACCGCCACGCTGCATAACGGCCTGCGGGAGCTGAGCTCGCGCAATGTCGCGGGCATGGTGCGTGGATCGCAGCGGCCGGACGAGCACGTCTTGTTCATGGCCCACTGGGACCATCTGGGCGAGCGGCTCAACTTCGCCAGCGAGGATAATATCTATAACGGCGCGGTGGACAATGCGACGGGCACCGCCTTCATCCTCGAGCTGGCCGAAGCCTTCGCAGCTGAAGAGGCGCCCGCGCGCTCGCTCATCTTCGTGGCGGTCACCGCCGAGGAGCAGGGGCTTCTTGGCTCGGCCTATTACGCGCAGAACCCGCTGGTGCCGCTCAACCGGACCGTGGCCGGCTTCAATTTCGACGCCATCCAGCCCGTGGGCGAGACCGAGAATGTCGTCGTGATCGGCTATGGCGCGTCGCAGCTGGAGGACATGCTGCGCGAGGATGCGGCAGCGCAGAACCGCTATCTCAGCCCTGACCCCACCCCGGAGGCGGGCTTCTTCTATCGCTCCGACCATATCTCGCTGGGCCGCCGCGGCGTGCCCATGCTCTACGCCAAGGGCGGCACCGTCCATGTGGAGCACGGGGAAGCGCACGGCGCCGCCATCGCCAACGCCTATCGCACGCTGCATTATCACCAGCCGTCCGACGAGTATGACGACAGCTGGGATCTGTCCGGCTTCGTGCAGGACGGGGAGTTGTTCTACGGCCTGTCGCGCCGCCTGGCCGAATCTGACGAGTGGCCCAACTGGTATGAGGGCAACGAGTTCCGCAGCCTTCGCGACGCCATGATGGAATAG
- a CDS encoding nitroreductase — protein sequence MSRLMPPHAPETDAALPACTPSAETLTLLAQRRSTLARLMAEPGPDAQQRDALLRLAARTPDHGKLFPWRFITFEGEARARFGDILEARLRDLEPEAPPERFELERNRFTRAPLVIAVISDVTENHKIPEWEQILSAGAVCQTLLIAANAMGFAAQWLTEWYAYDRIARAALGLASGERVAGFIYIGTASEDPSERPRKPPRVSAWGG from the coding sequence ATGTCCCGCCTGATGCCGCCACATGCACCCGAAACCGACGCCGCCCTGCCCGCCTGCACCCCCAGCGCGGAGACTTTGACCTTGCTGGCGCAACGCCGGTCCACGCTGGCGCGCCTGATGGCGGAGCCGGGACCGGACGCGCAGCAGCGCGACGCCCTGTTGCGCCTGGCGGCCCGCACGCCGGATCATGGCAAGCTGTTTCCCTGGCGCTTCATCACATTCGAAGGCGAGGCGCGCGCCCGGTTCGGCGATATCCTGGAGGCGCGCCTGCGCGATCTGGAGCCCGAGGCACCGCCGGAGCGCTTTGAGCTGGAGCGCAACCGCTTCACCCGCGCACCGCTGGTGATCGCGGTGATTTCCGACGTCACCGAGAACCACAAAATCCCCGAATGGGAACAGATCCTGTCGGCCGGCGCGGTGTGCCAGACCCTGCTCATCGCCGCCAACGCCATGGGCTTCGCGGCGCAATGGCTGACCGAATGGTATGCCTATGACCGCATCGCCCGCGCCGCCCTGGGCCTGGCCAGCGGTGAGCGGGTGGCGGGCTTCATCTATATCGGGACCGCCAGCGAAGACCCGTCCGAGCGCCCGCGCAAACCCCCGCGCGTCAGCGCCTGGGGCGGGTAA
- the queE gene encoding 7-carboxy-7-deazaguanine synthase, producing the protein MTYAVKEIFLTVQGEGGQAGRPAVFLRFAGCNLWSGLERDRASAVCRFCDTDFIGTDGVNGAKFATAQALAAKIASLWPGGGVPYVVCTGGEPLLQLDRALIDALHDAGFEIAVETNGTIEAPDGIDWICVSPKSTAPLKQISGHELKLVYPQADAMPELYAHLDFQEFRLQPMDGPDQMANAQAAYEYCLKHPQWRLSLQTHKWIGAP; encoded by the coding sequence ATGACCTACGCGGTCAAGGAAATCTTTCTCACCGTCCAGGGCGAGGGCGGCCAGGCCGGGCGCCCGGCCGTGTTCCTGCGCTTTGCCGGATGTAACCTCTGGAGCGGGCTGGAGCGCGACCGCGCCAGCGCCGTGTGCCGCTTCTGCGACACCGATTTTATCGGGACCGACGGCGTCAACGGCGCCAAATTCGCCACGGCGCAGGCGCTGGCCGCCAAAATCGCCTCGCTGTGGCCGGGCGGCGGCGTTCCCTATGTCGTGTGCACCGGCGGCGAACCGCTCCTTCAGCTGGACCGCGCCCTGATCGATGCGTTGCACGACGCCGGGTTCGAAATCGCCGTGGAGACCAACGGCACCATCGAAGCGCCCGATGGCATTGACTGGATCTGCGTCAGCCCGAAATCCACCGCGCCGCTCAAACAGATCTCCGGCCACGAGCTCAAACTCGTCTATCCCCAGGCCGACGCCATGCCGGAGCTCTACGCCCATCTCGATTTTCAAGAATTCCGCCTGCAGCCCATGGACGGGCCGGACCAGATGGCCAATGCTCAGGCGGCATATGAATACTGCCTCAAGCATCCCCAATGGCGGCTGAGCTTGCAGACGCACAAGTGGATTGGCGCGCCTTAG
- a CDS encoding divalent-cation tolerance protein CutA, with protein sequence MSGSAMGLLYTTWPDAGSAESAAEAVLAEGLCACANILGESQSLFLWEGEMRREREVIALFKTSAGKAASLGERLARLHPYDEPCVIALNVDETGSAPGFLAWVRGEASSRPG encoded by the coding sequence ATGAGCGGCAGCGCAATGGGCCTGCTTTATACCACCTGGCCGGATGCCGGGAGCGCCGAGAGCGCTGCCGAGGCGGTGCTCGCCGAAGGCCTGTGCGCGTGCGCCAACATTCTGGGCGAGAGCCAGTCGCTGTTCCTGTGGGAAGGCGAGATGCGCCGGGAGAGAGAGGTGATTGCCCTGTTCAAGACCTCGGCAGGCAAGGCTGCCAGCCTCGGCGAGCGTCTGGCGCGTCTGCACCCGTATGACGAACCGTGCGTGATTGCGCTGAACGTGGACGAAACCGGCAGCGCGCCCGGTTTCCTGGCCTGGGTGCGCGGCGAGGCGAGCTCAAGACCGGGCTGA
- a CDS encoding GAF domain-containing protein — protein sequence MAEAMTTAPEGETREQAYQRLAREIASVVAGETSATARYATAACLLAHAFAPRFFWTGFYVVDPHKPRELVVGPYQGTLGCLRIPFGKGVCGAVAASGETLIVPDVEAFPGHIACDSRSRSEIVVPVFAPDGSLAAVLDVDSTEPDAFDETDRVGLEAICGALLG from the coding sequence ATGGCCGAGGCAATGACCACTGCGCCCGAGGGCGAAACCCGCGAACAGGCCTATCAGCGCCTCGCCCGCGAGATCGCCTCTGTGGTGGCGGGCGAGACCAGTGCCACCGCCCGCTACGCCACGGCGGCCTGCCTGCTGGCGCACGCGTTTGCGCCGCGGTTTTTCTGGACCGGCTTCTATGTGGTGGACCCGCACAAGCCGCGCGAACTGGTGGTCGGCCCGTATCAGGGCACGCTGGGCTGCCTGCGCATCCCTTTCGGCAAGGGCGTGTGCGGCGCGGTGGCGGCGTCGGGTGAGACGCTGATTGTGCCCGATGTGGAAGCCTTCCCCGGCCATATCGCGTGCGACAGCCGCTCACGCTCTGAAATCGTGGTGCCGGTGTTTGCGCCCGACGGATCGCTGGCCGCCGTGCTGGATGTGGATTCGACGGAGCCTGACGCGTTTGACGAAACGGACCGCGTCGGGCTTGAGGCGATTTGCGGCGCGTTGTTGGGGTAG
- a CDS encoding M3 family metallopeptidase, translating to MKTHLYLGAAAAALLLAACDPAEQTPPAPDVAQTEADAAAAAEAGAAEDRADAAQSNPLLAQWDTPHGAPPFSQFQPEHFVPAFEAAMETHRAEIDAIASNPDTPTFENTMLALENAGADLGRVARVFSNLTSSASNDALDAIQAEMSPRLARHSSAITLNADLFARIDDLRQRSDELNLTPQQARLIEVYHENYVRAGAQLEGEDRERFAEIRAELAGLYTRFAQNERRDSELWTLELSEDDLGQLPSSLASAARAAGQARDLDTPVLTLQRSMMEPFLQQSPNRAHREAAWTAFYNRGNNNNEFDNKDNIRRILELRLELANLLGFETFAHFRTAGTMAGTPDAAQGLMEQVWEPARARALEEQADIEALMTRDGIEDDVMGWDWRYYTEQVRAERFDLDESEVKAYLDLDNMIAAQFYVAERLFGVRFTERTDIETYHDDVRVWEVTRADGGEVVGLFYGDYFARPGKRSGAWMSSFRPQNGITGDIPIIINNCNYNRPAEGAPALISFTDATTLFHELGHGLHGLLSNTEYPSLAGTSVDRDFVEFHAQVMEHWFAEPEVLERFALHYETGEPMPRELLDRVLEAQTFNQGFSTVEFLNSGLVDMAYHRHIDPTSIDVEAFEAEVLARYGSPQAIPMRHRSTHFLHVFSGEGYASGYYSYLWAGVLDNDGFDAFVEAGDIFDPETAARLRAVFSSGNTIPAMDNFINFRGREPSVEPLLRSRGFIEAEG from the coding sequence ATGAAGACGCATCTGTACCTTGGCGCCGCTGCCGCCGCCCTGCTGCTGGCCGCCTGCGATCCCGCAGAACAGACCCCGCCCGCGCCGGACGTGGCCCAGACCGAAGCCGACGCCGCGGCCGCCGCCGAAGCGGGTGCCGCCGAAGATCGCGCCGACGCCGCCCAGAGCAACCCGCTTCTGGCGCAGTGGGACACGCCCCACGGCGCGCCGCCCTTCAGCCAGTTCCAGCCCGAGCATTTCGTGCCGGCCTTCGAAGCGGCGATGGAGACCCATCGCGCCGAGATCGACGCCATCGCGTCCAATCCCGATACGCCGACCTTTGAGAACACCATGCTGGCCCTGGAAAACGCCGGCGCCGATCTCGGACGTGTTGCGCGCGTGTTCAGCAATCTGACCAGCTCGGCCAGCAATGACGCCCTCGACGCCATCCAGGCGGAGATGAGCCCACGCCTGGCGCGCCACAGCTCGGCGATCACGCTGAACGCCGACCTGTTCGCCCGCATCGATGACCTGCGCCAGCGCAGCGATGAGCTCAATCTGACCCCGCAGCAGGCGCGCCTCATTGAGGTCTATCACGAGAATTACGTGCGCGCCGGCGCCCAGCTGGAAGGCGAGGACCGCGAGCGCTTCGCCGAGATCCGCGCCGAGCTGGCCGGTCTCTACACCCGCTTTGCCCAGAACGAGCGCCGCGACAGCGAGCTGTGGACCTTGGAGCTGAGCGAGGATGATCTGGGGCAGCTGCCCTCGAGCCTCGCCTCGGCCGCCCGCGCCGCGGGCCAGGCGCGCGATCTGGACACGCCCGTGCTCACGCTGCAGCGCTCCATGATGGAGCCCTTCCTGCAGCAATCGCCCAACCGCGCCCATCGCGAAGCGGCCTGGACCGCCTTCTACAATCGCGGCAACAACAACAACGAGTTCGACAACAAGGACAATATCCGCCGCATCCTGGAACTGCGGCTGGAGCTGGCCAATCTTCTGGGCTTTGAAACCTTCGCCCATTTCCGCACCGCCGGGACCATGGCGGGCACTCCGGACGCCGCGCAGGGGCTGATGGAGCAGGTCTGGGAGCCGGCGCGCGCGCGCGCTCTGGAAGAGCAAGCCGATATCGAAGCCCTGATGACCCGCGACGGCATTGAAGACGACGTGATGGGCTGGGACTGGCGCTATTACACTGAACAGGTGCGCGCCGAACGCTTCGACCTCGATGAGAGCGAAGTGAAGGCGTATCTCGATCTGGACAACATGATCGCGGCGCAGTTCTACGTCGCCGAGCGGCTGTTCGGCGTACGCTTCACCGAGCGCACCGATATCGAAACCTATCACGACGATGTGCGCGTCTGGGAAGTGACGCGCGCCGATGGCGGCGAGGTGGTCGGGCTTTTCTACGGCGATTATTTCGCCCGTCCCGGCAAGCGCTCGGGTGCCTGGATGAGCTCGTTCCGCCCGCAGAACGGCATCACCGGCGACATCCCGATCATTATCAACAACTGCAACTATAACCGCCCCGCCGAAGGCGCTCCGGCGCTGATTTCGTTCACCGACGCCACCACCCTGTTCCACGAGCTGGGCCACGGCCTGCACGGATTGCTGTCCAATACCGAATACCCGTCGCTGGCGGGCACGTCGGTGGACCGCGATTTCGTGGAGTTCCACGCCCAGGTGATGGAGCACTGGTTCGCCGAGCCGGAAGTGCTGGAGCGCTTCGCCCTGCACTACGAAACCGGCGAACCCATGCCGCGCGAGCTGCTGGACCGGGTGCTGGAAGCCCAGACCTTCAACCAGGGCTTCAGCACGGTGGAATTCCTCAATTCCGGCTTGGTGGACATGGCCTATCACCGCCACATCGACCCGACCTCCATCGATGTCGAGGCGTTCGAGGCCGAAGTGCTGGCGCGCTATGGCAGCCCGCAGGCCATCCCCATGCGCCACCGCTCCACGCACTTCCTCCACGTTTTCTCCGGTGAAGGCTATGCATCGGGCTATTACAGCTATCTGTGGGCCGGCGTGCTGGACAATGATGGCTTCGATGCCTTCGTGGAAGCCGGCGACATCTTCGATCCGGAAACCGCTGCACGCCTGCGCGCCGTGTTCTCCTCGGGCAATACGATCCCGGCGATGGACAACTTCATCAACTTCCGCGGCCGCGAACCGTCGGTGGAGCCGCTGCTGCGCAGCCGCGGCTTTATTGAAGCGGAAGGGTGA